The Chryseobacterium indicum genome includes a window with the following:
- a CDS encoding SRPBCC domain-containing protein: MEKLHFDIQINAEPEKVWSVLWDDFSFRQWTSAFREGSFYQGNLKENEIIKFLDPQNNGMFSKIVKLVPNEEITFQHLGEIYNGVETPQNFESGTENYILTENENTTHLTVEIQTSEEFKSFFEENFPNALSNVKHLSENQF, encoded by the coding sequence ATGGAAAAATTACATTTTGATATTCAGATCAATGCTGAACCGGAAAAAGTATGGAGTGTACTCTGGGATGATTTTTCTTTCAGACAGTGGACTTCAGCATTCAGAGAAGGTTCTTTTTATCAGGGAAATTTAAAAGAAAATGAAATTATTAAATTTCTGGATCCTCAGAACAACGGGATGTTCAGCAAAATTGTGAAGCTTGTTCCCAATGAAGAGATTACCTTTCAACATCTTGGTGAAATTTATAATGGCGTTGAAACACCGCAGAACTTTGAAAGTGGTACAGAAAATTATATTTTAACAGAAAACGAAAATACAACGCATCTTACCGTTGAAATTCAGACTTCCGAAGAGTTTAAAAGTTTTTTCGAAGAAAATTTCCCCAATGCACTTTCCAATGTGAAGCATTTATCTGAAAATCAGTTTTAA
- a CDS encoding tetratricopeptide repeat protein — translation MKSKKILLAAAVMYFGISDAQQSQYFTQKENYRFNLAENLYQTKIYNASQYEYARQYFYNQHLSRSRKEAAQFFDNVIGVILQKNHAEEGLTAFMKEYPNSAYFAQANLPLADYYLAKKDFAKALETLKKVNQYQLSKEENTQYILKLGYAKFMMGDSKGATDALEEAYKTADQSQKGDIAYMLGHLYYSNRQNDKAFRYFDSIKEEPKYSKLVRPYYVQMYYNDKDYDKSISEGTALLNEDISDSYKAEVHKIIGESYFMKDDYTSAYPHLKDYLSVQQNPSENDLYEMGFVAAQLKKYDEAVSYYNQLLNSNSALAQNAYYQLGNAYLAVGKKQEALSAFRSAYQMNYDKNVKKLAHEQYAKLSYDIGNPFESASTVIQNYINENQNGANASEMRSLLVKSYLYSGNYKETLNAIDRLQSSTPEINKIDQEVSYLLGTEEFNKGNYDEAENYFLRSLGFNINKEFNNRALYWLGQVYYQKGNYPSAIARYEKLLGENFPEKQQLPYDLGYAYFKSKKFDQAETYFKQYLTNPKPEFRNDAELRLADINYANNNLNEAIAIYDKNEDATDYTLYQKAMALGFKGDTQAKISNLKNLLSKYPDSDYYDDAQYEIGTAYAAQDDFSNSNDYFNKVIKTSSDKDLVANASIYRAQNYIDQNQSDKALSELRSLGEQYKNTAYAEKIVQAAKPIFTKNGDVSGYETFARNLGVNIDASEIDEINLSTAKQYFTKKDYKNAISYYEKYLTQNPTGEGLYQAKYELGESYYQTKDTTKALLVLQEVANVQNDYQDDAQTRLAQIYVNQGNTAEAKKYLENIKNSSDVNIKNYANVELMKVYADEKNFSQAEKLADAVIANNKNSAAVIETAKVIKARSLMNSGKDKDAQSAYASLEKSSNTSVAAESLYAKAYYQNKGKAFKSSNETIFKLANNYASEEYWGAKALVLMAKNYVGLKDNYQASYTCDQIIENYKDFPEIVAEAKEVKKQIKK, via the coding sequence ATGAAATCGAAAAAAATACTTTTAGCGGCTGCTGTAATGTATTTCGGGATCTCCGATGCGCAACAGTCTCAGTACTTTACCCAAAAAGAAAACTACAGATTCAATCTCGCTGAAAATCTTTATCAGACCAAAATATACAACGCTTCCCAATACGAATACGCCAGACAATATTTCTACAATCAGCATTTGTCGCGTTCGAGAAAAGAAGCTGCGCAGTTTTTTGATAACGTGATCGGTGTTATTCTTCAGAAAAATCATGCGGAAGAAGGATTAACCGCTTTCATGAAAGAGTATCCGAATTCTGCGTATTTTGCACAGGCAAATTTACCTTTGGCTGATTATTATTTAGCTAAAAAAGATTTCGCCAAAGCTCTGGAAACTCTGAAAAAAGTAAACCAGTATCAGCTTTCCAAAGAAGAAAATACACAATACATTCTGAAATTAGGATATGCCAAATTCATGATGGGCGATTCCAAGGGCGCAACAGATGCACTGGAAGAAGCTTATAAAACAGCAGATCAGTCCCAAAAAGGCGATATTGCTTATATGTTGGGACATTTATATTATTCCAACAGACAGAATGATAAAGCGTTCCGTTATTTTGATTCCATTAAAGAAGAGCCAAAATATTCTAAGCTGGTGCGTCCTTACTATGTTCAGATGTACTATAATGATAAGGATTACGATAAATCGATTTCCGAAGGAACTGCTTTACTGAATGAAGATATTTCAGATTCCTATAAAGCAGAAGTTCATAAGATCATTGGTGAAAGTTATTTCATGAAAGATGATTACACTTCCGCATACCCACATTTAAAGGATTATCTGAGCGTTCAGCAAAATCCGTCTGAAAATGATCTTTACGAGATGGGATTTGTAGCGGCTCAGCTTAAAAAATATGACGAAGCAGTTTCTTATTACAATCAATTACTGAACAGCAATTCTGCATTGGCTCAGAATGCTTATTATCAGCTTGGAAATGCTTATCTGGCGGTTGGTAAAAAACAGGAAGCACTTTCGGCTTTCCGTTCTGCCTATCAAATGAATTATGATAAAAATGTGAAAAAGCTTGCGCATGAACAATACGCTAAATTAAGCTACGACATCGGAAATCCGTTTGAAAGTGCTTCAACGGTAATTCAGAATTATATTAATGAAAACCAAAACGGCGCGAATGCATCGGAAATGAGATCGCTTTTGGTAAAATCCTATTTATATTCCGGAAATTATAAGGAAACCCTGAACGCGATTGACCGTTTACAGAGCTCAACGCCGGAAATCAATAAAATCGATCAGGAAGTTTCTTATCTTTTAGGAACGGAAGAATTCAACAAAGGAAATTATGATGAAGCGGAAAATTATTTCTTGAGAAGTTTAGGATTCAACATCAATAAAGAATTCAACAACAGAGCTTTATACTGGTTAGGACAGGTGTATTATCAGAAAGGAAATTATCCTTCCGCAATCGCCCGTTATGAAAAATTACTGGGTGAAAATTTCCCTGAAAAGCAGCAGCTTCCTTATGATTTAGGCTATGCTTATTTCAAATCTAAAAAATTCGACCAGGCGGAAACGTATTTCAAACAGTATTTAACGAATCCAAAACCTGAGTTTAGAAATGATGCAGAACTTCGTTTGGCAGATATTAATTACGCGAATAATAACCTGAACGAAGCGATTGCCATTTATGATAAAAACGAAGACGCAACAGATTATACGCTGTATCAGAAAGCAATGGCTTTAGGATTTAAAGGAGATACACAGGCGAAAATTTCCAACCTGAAAAACCTTTTATCCAAATATCCTGATTCTGATTATTATGATGATGCACAATACGAAATCGGGACAGCTTACGCAGCGCAGGACGATTTCAGTAATTCAAATGATTACTTTAACAAAGTGATTAAAACTTCGTCTGATAAAGATTTGGTTGCCAATGCATCGATTTACAGAGCACAGAATTACATTGATCAGAACCAAAGCGATAAAGCTTTGTCTGAACTGAGATCTCTTGGAGAACAATATAAAAATACAGCGTATGCGGAAAAAATCGTTCAGGCTGCAAAACCGATCTTTACAAAGAACGGAGATGTTTCCGGCTATGAAACTTTCGCAAGAAATTTAGGAGTTAATATTGATGCATCAGAAATTGATGAAATTAACTTATCGACTGCAAAACAGTATTTCACGAAGAAAGATTACAAAAACGCGATTTCTTACTACGAAAAATATTTAACGCAGAATCCGACCGGAGAAGGGCTTTATCAGGCAAAATATGAGCTGGGTGAAAGTTATTATCAGACCAAAGATACTACAAAAGCACTGTTGGTTTTACAGGAAGTTGCCAATGTTCAGAATGATTATCAGGATGATGCACAAACCCGTTTAGCGCAAATTTATGTCAATCAGGGGAATACTGCTGAAGCTAAAAAATATCTTGAAAATATTAAAAACTCATCAGACGTTAATATTAAAAATTACGCCAATGTTGAGCTGATGAAAGTTTATGCCGATGAAAAGAACTTCTCTCAGGCTGAAAAATTAGCCGATGCGGTGATTGCAAACAATAAAAACTCTGCGGCGGTTATTGAGACGGCAAAAGTAATTAAGGCAAGAAGTCTGATGAATTCAGGAAAAGACAAAGACGCACAGTCGGCTTACGCTTCTCTTGAAAAATCATCCAATACCTCGGTTGCCGCAGAATCTCTGTACGCAAAAGCTTATTATCAAAACAAAGGAAAAGCGTTTAAATCATCCAATGAAACGATCTTTAAATTAGCCAATAATTATGCTTCCGAAGAATATTGGGGTGCAAAAGCACTTGTTCTGATGGCGAAAAACTATGTTGGTCTGAAAGACAATTATCAGGCAAGTTATACTTGTGATCAGATCATTGAAAATTATAAAGATTTCCCTGAAATTGTAGCGGAAGCGAAGGAAGTTAAAAAGCAGATTAAAAAGTAA
- a CDS encoding TonB-dependent receptor, giving the protein MNKRIQLLSIIFLGFSSVAFSQIKEEKLILNKKREPEVKKIEKKKTSVETIKNYPPEEKSQNPVQYNITDVPAVSDFKTSTIQGADVTPKFEVSAQNNYIQFGMGNFGKILGDANISKTLENKIEVGVDAHFLSTQGLKKEYDWDSKQSSTTLGAFLNSYGDKGKFNLNAEYGLNSYNYYGIYALTPSNDVDLDQRVNQFKVNGYYDFYSNEILNDVRVKSSFLKDHFDAQENQASVLANFSKHGVEIGKSGISLNADLGVGLETVKTEFSIRDKNSSNFFNTSLSPKVTFRKGDSYLKLGSQFAFLNGKNQNDLMAEQMKNNKAYWFPEAEFQVAAAQEFKFYGGVDGGLKLNTYSDLLQQNPFIVSDQYLRPTETKYHFYVGLRGDIDETFKYDVSAGYGKMRDIMFFKANDLFDTNFTLNRSAYNFANTFSAVYDDGNVGDIKGSLQYFPLANLVLDGEVKFTKFDLKNYENIYNVPLVTATIGAKYTMLDQKLLLGFKGIFASDRTTNSFMIQGVGSPLFYQSTENTNDKVGGYADLNLSAEYKIHKNFSIFALGNNLLSSKYQTYQGYKVLGAQVLGGVKITF; this is encoded by the coding sequence ATGAATAAAAGAATTCAATTATTATCCATCATATTTTTAGGGTTTTCGTCGGTAGCGTTTTCCCAGATCAAAGAAGAAAAGCTGATTCTCAATAAAAAAAGGGAACCGGAAGTAAAAAAGATCGAAAAAAAGAAAACTTCGGTAGAAACCATTAAAAATTATCCGCCGGAAGAGAAATCTCAGAATCCTGTACAGTACAACATTACGGATGTTCCTGCGGTTTCGGATTTTAAAACATCAACCATTCAGGGAGCAGATGTTACTCCGAAATTTGAAGTTTCAGCGCAAAACAACTACATCCAGTTCGGAATGGGAAATTTCGGTAAAATTCTGGGCGATGCAAATATTTCGAAAACGCTGGAAAATAAAATTGAGGTTGGAGTGGATGCTCACTTTCTCTCAACACAGGGTTTAAAAAAGGAATACGACTGGGATTCTAAGCAAAGTTCGACCACTTTAGGAGCTTTTCTGAATTCTTACGGAGATAAAGGAAAATTCAATCTGAATGCTGAATATGGTTTAAACAGCTATAATTATTACGGAATTTATGCACTGACTCCGAGCAATGATGTTGATCTGGATCAAAGAGTCAATCAGTTTAAAGTAAATGGTTATTATGACTTTTATTCGAACGAAATTCTGAATGATGTGAGGGTGAAATCTTCATTTTTAAAAGATCATTTTGATGCTCAGGAAAATCAGGCTTCCGTTTTGGCTAACTTTTCGAAACATGGGGTTGAAATCGGCAAATCAGGTATCAGTCTGAATGCAGATTTAGGCGTTGGTTTGGAAACGGTAAAAACTGAATTTTCGATCAGAGATAAAAATTCGTCCAACTTTTTCAATACCAGTCTGAGCCCGAAAGTTACTTTCAGAAAAGGGGATTCTTACCTGAAATTAGGATCTCAGTTCGCGTTTCTGAATGGTAAAAACCAAAATGATCTGATGGCTGAACAAATGAAAAACAATAAAGCCTATTGGTTTCCGGAAGCGGAATTTCAGGTTGCTGCCGCACAGGAGTTTAAATTTTACGGAGGAGTTGACGGAGGTTTAAAGCTGAATACCTATTCGGATTTACTGCAGCAGAATCCTTTCATCGTTTCTGACCAGTATTTAAGACCAACTGAAACAAAATATCATTTTTATGTAGGTTTAAGAGGAGATATTGATGAAACTTTTAAGTATGATGTTTCTGCAGGATATGGAAAAATGAGAGATATTATGTTCTTTAAGGCGAATGATCTTTTTGACACGAATTTTACCCTAAACCGCTCTGCCTATAATTTCGCGAATACTTTTTCTGCGGTGTATGATGACGGAAATGTAGGAGACATTAAAGGTAGTTTGCAGTATTTTCCTCTGGCAAATTTAGTATTGGACGGAGAAGTGAAATTCACCAAGTTTGATCTTAAAAATTATGAAAATATCTACAATGTTCCCTTAGTTACCGCCACAATCGGAGCAAAATATACGATGTTGGATCAAAAATTATTGTTAGGTTTTAAAGGGATTTTTGCCAGCGACAGAACAACGAATTCATTTATGATTCAGGGAGTTGGAAGTCCTCTATTCTATCAGTCAACAGAGAATACCAACGATAAGGTGGGAGGTTATGCAGATTTAAATTTGTCTGCAGAGTATAAAATTCACAAAAATTTCAGTATTTTCGCGCTTGGAAATAATCTTCTGAGTTCAAAATATCAGACGTACCAAGGCTATAAAGTTCTGGGCGCACAGGTTTTGGGAGGCGTGAAGATTACGTTTTAG
- a CDS encoding RNA polymerase sigma factor codes for MPQKEKENIISQTVSKYGGKLMSYIRPKVKNTEDAEDILQEVWYQFSSLTNLSEIVNVGGWLYRVTANKITDKYRKKKTENLEDFVYEDEDGDFSIKDILLMDESAGPEIKMFQDEIWKKLFEALDELPEKQRLVYVENELNDKTLQEIADEQGENIKTIISRKNYAVKHLRNRLRKLYEDLNS; via the coding sequence ATGCCACAGAAGGAGAAGGAAAATATCATCTCACAGACCGTTTCAAAGTATGGAGGAAAGCTGATGTCGTACATTCGTCCGAAAGTGAAAAATACGGAGGATGCGGAAGATATTCTGCAGGAAGTGTGGTATCAGTTCAGTAGTCTAACCAATCTTTCGGAGATTGTGAATGTTGGCGGTTGGCTGTACAGAGTAACGGCAAATAAAATCACGGACAAATACCGCAAGAAGAAAACCGAGAATCTTGAAGATTTCGTGTACGAAGATGAAGACGGCGATTTTTCCATTAAAGATATTTTGCTCATGGATGAAAGCGCAGGTCCCGAAATCAAAATGTTTCAGGACGAGATCTGGAAAAAACTCTTTGAGGCTCTGGATGAACTGCCGGAAAAGCAAAGACTGGTCTATGTGGAAAATGAACTCAATGATAAAACCCTTCAGGAAATTGCGGATGAACAGGGCGAAAATATCAAAACGATTATCAGCCGTAAAAATTACGCCGTAAAACATTTAAGAAACCGATTGAGAAAATTATACGAAGATTTAAACAGTTAG
- a CDS encoding APC family permease encodes MNQLFRRKIYSETDTSTSLLRVLGVWDIVFFGIAAIIGAGSFSSLGEAVFRGGPGVILLYLICGFACGFTALCYAEFASRIPTAGSAYTYAYASFGELIAWIIGWALIMEYSFGNIYVAFSWSDYFTSFLHRLGMHIPDYLTCSYTEAKKAFMSGSENKELINAWTNAPLIGSLKFIVDVPALVINGLITWLCYVGVKESKNFNNALVILKLAVIVLVILVGFAYINTDNWTPLNPETQVTSFMPNGFAGVMSAVSGVFFAYIGFDALSVLSEETKDPQKTLPKGMIISLVLCTFIYIALTLVLTGMVDYRKFDGVGDPLSFIFEKGNANVAWMELVVSFVDIVAITTVLLVFQMGQPRIWYAMSRDGLMPQKFQTVHPKYKTPSFATLVTGIVVGIPILFTDKSFILDFTSIGTIFAFVLVCAGVLMLPAKEKIKGRFHLPYVNGKLIFPLIFIGGLVVFYFWQPDFFHNLMDWKDPKEGEFRASIFFFILVNLLLCVLAFVKNLSLIPLIGLSSCLYLLTGMSHDNWFWFGLWFAIGLVIYFCYGYRNSKLGKA; translated from the coding sequence ATGAATCAACTTTTTAGAAGAAAAATCTATTCAGAGACAGACACATCTACGAGTTTATTGAGGGTTTTGGGTGTTTGGGACATCGTATTTTTTGGTATTGCCGCCATTATCGGAGCCGGAAGTTTCAGCAGTCTCGGCGAAGCCGTCTTCAGAGGAGGTCCCGGTGTGATCTTATTATATTTGATTTGTGGTTTTGCGTGCGGTTTTACTGCACTTTGCTATGCAGAATTTGCCAGCAGGATCCCGACAGCGGGTTCCGCGTATACTTATGCTTATGCAAGTTTCGGGGAATTAATTGCCTGGATCATCGGTTGGGCGCTGATTATGGAATATTCTTTCGGGAATATTTATGTTGCCTTTTCATGGTCTGATTATTTTACAAGTTTCCTGCACCGCTTAGGAATGCATATTCCTGATTATCTTACATGCAGTTATACGGAAGCTAAGAAAGCTTTTATGAGCGGTTCCGAGAACAAAGAACTGATTAATGCATGGACAAATGCTCCGTTAATAGGAAGTTTAAAATTCATCGTTGATGTTCCGGCTTTGGTTATCAACGGATTGATTACATGGCTTTGTTATGTAGGAGTTAAGGAAAGTAAAAACTTTAATAACGCGTTGGTAATCCTGAAATTAGCGGTGATTGTTCTGGTGATTTTAGTAGGATTTGCTTACATCAATACAGATAACTGGACGCCTTTAAACCCGGAAACTCAGGTTACTTCTTTTATGCCGAATGGTTTTGCAGGCGTAATGAGCGCTGTTTCAGGGGTTTTCTTCGCTTATATCGGGTTTGATGCCTTAAGTGTGCTTTCGGAAGAAACAAAAGATCCTCAGAAAACGCTTCCGAAGGGAATGATCATTTCTCTGGTATTGTGTACATTTATTTATATTGCTTTAACGCTGGTTCTTACCGGAATGGTGGATTACAGAAAATTCGATGGGGTAGGAGATCCGCTTTCCTTTATTTTTGAAAAAGGAAATGCCAATGTTGCATGGATGGAGCTTGTTGTTTCTTTTGTAGACATCGTAGCGATTACAACCGTTCTCTTGGTATTCCAGATGGGACAGCCGAGAATCTGGTACGCTATGAGCCGTGACGGACTGATGCCGCAGAAATTTCAGACAGTACATCCGAAATATAAAACACCTTCGTTTGCGACCTTGGTTACGGGAATTGTAGTGGGAATTCCGATTTTATTTACCGATAAATCTTTCATCCTCGATTTTACAAGTATCGGAACCATTTTTGCTTTTGTTTTGGTTTGTGCAGGAGTTTTAATGCTTCCGGCAAAAGAAAAGATCAAAGGAAGATTTCACTTGCCTTATGTGAACGGAAAGCTTATTTTTCCTCTTATTTTCATCGGCGGATTAGTGGTTTTCTATTTCTGGCAGCCTGATTTTTTCCATAATTTAATGGACTGGAAAGATCCTAAAGAAGGAGAATTCAGAGCTTCTATTTTCTTTTTTATTCTGGTTAACTTACTGCTTTGTGTATTGGCATTTGTTAAAAATCTTTCACTAATTCCGTTAATCGGTTTAAGCTCATGTTTATATCTTCTTACAGGAATGAGCCATGACAACTGGTTCTGGTTTGGACTGTGGTTTGCTATAGGTTTGGTAATTTATTTCTGCTACGGATACAGAAACAGCAAATTGGGTAAAGCTTAA
- a CDS encoding SDR family oxidoreductase yields the protein MKTQNKSDSKSKVPEDGLFPEIIRENYKGSDKLKGKKALISGGDSGIGQAVAVHFAREGADVVIIYKESDDDAKETQNLVEREGRKCILMKGDVSEKSFRKKCVDSLKKDWKTLDILVNNAGIQFPENDIKNISDEQILETFNVNIISMIALTRDLLTLMKKGSRIICTTSVTAYRGSDHLIDYSATKGAIATFIRSLATNIAEKGILVNGVAPGPVWTPLVKETFDDLSSFGKDNPLKRAGQPSEVAPAYVFLASEDSSFITGEIIHINGGDFVGG from the coding sequence ATGAAGACACAGAACAAGTCAGACTCAAAGTCAAAAGTTCCTGAAGACGGGTTATTTCCTGAAATCATCCGTGAAAATTATAAAGGAAGCGATAAACTAAAGGGTAAAAAAGCCTTAATTTCAGGTGGAGACAGCGGAATCGGACAGGCGGTTGCTGTTCATTTTGCTAGGGAAGGAGCAGATGTTGTGATTATCTACAAAGAAAGTGACGATGATGCAAAAGAAACTCAGAATCTCGTAGAAAGAGAAGGGCGGAAATGTATTCTGATGAAAGGAGACGTCTCCGAAAAGTCCTTCAGAAAAAAATGCGTGGATTCGCTTAAAAAAGACTGGAAAACCTTAGATATTCTTGTAAACAATGCGGGTATTCAGTTTCCGGAAAATGATATTAAAAATATTTCTGATGAGCAGATTCTCGAAACTTTTAATGTCAATATTATTTCTATGATTGCTCTCACCAGAGATCTTTTAACCCTGATGAAAAAAGGCAGCCGGATTATCTGTACCACATCCGTGACGGCGTACCGCGGAAGCGATCATCTGATTGATTATTCTGCTACAAAAGGAGCTATCGCAACTTTCATCCGTTCTCTGGCAACCAATATCGCAGAGAAAGGGATTTTAGTCAACGGCGTTGCTCCCGGTCCGGTCTGGACTCCTCTTGTGAAGGAAACTTTCGACGATCTCTCAAGCTTTGGAAAAGATAACCCGTTAAAACGTGCAGGGCAGCCATCGGAAGTTGCTCCGGCTTATGTTTTTCTGGCTTCGGAAGATTCCAGTTTTATAACGGGAGAAATTATTCACATTAACGGCGGAGATTTCGTAGGCGGGTAA
- a CDS encoding VOC family protein produces MNNTIFPCLWYDGDAKESAEFYCRIFNGKITADTPMVMNIELFGQKMMMLNGGPHFKKNASVSFMVICETEDEVQKYWDGLLEGGMALMPLDSYSWSKKYGWLKDKYDVTWQIFLGEKQTEQKIIPTLMFIHENNGKAMEAMELYTKVFPNSKIGNILRYGDGSEGHPAPEPAENIQHAHFEIDGYSFFCMDNSYDHQFDFNEGISMVVMTDNQEQTDHYWNALTAGGGRESMCGWLKDKFGLSWQIVPKRLLELMNGSDPVKGQQVFQAMMGMNKIVIQDLEDAYNS; encoded by the coding sequence ATGAACAACACTATTTTCCCGTGTCTCTGGTATGACGGAGACGCAAAAGAATCCGCAGAATTCTACTGCAGAATATTTAACGGAAAAATCACCGCAGATACTCCGATGGTGATGAATATCGAGCTTTTCGGTCAGAAAATGATGATGCTGAATGGAGGTCCTCATTTCAAAAAAAATGCATCGGTTTCGTTTATGGTGATTTGCGAAACGGAAGATGAGGTGCAAAAGTATTGGGACGGGTTATTGGAAGGAGGAATGGCTTTAATGCCTCTGGATTCTTATTCCTGGAGCAAAAAATACGGCTGGCTGAAAGATAAATATGATGTAACGTGGCAAATCTTTTTAGGTGAAAAACAAACTGAACAGAAAATAATTCCTACCTTAATGTTTATTCATGAAAATAACGGAAAAGCAATGGAAGCGATGGAATTGTACACTAAGGTTTTCCCGAATTCTAAAATCGGAAATATTTTAAGATACGGCGATGGAAGCGAAGGACATCCTGCTCCTGAACCGGCAGAAAATATTCAGCATGCCCATTTTGAAATCGATGGCTACAGTTTCTTCTGTATGGATAATTCTTACGATCATCAGTTCGATTTCAATGAAGGAATTTCAATGGTCGTAATGACAGATAATCAGGAACAAACCGATCATTACTGGAATGCTTTAACGGCAGGTGGAGGAAGAGAAAGTATGTGTGGCTGGCTGAAAGATAAGTTTGGTTTGAGCTGGCAGATTGTTCCCAAAAGATTGCTGGAACTCATGAACGGATCAGATCCGGTAAAAGGTCAGCAAGTATTTCAGGCGATGATGGGAATGAACAAAATTGTTATTCAGGATCTGGAAGATGCCTATAATTCTTAG
- a CDS encoding DoxX family protein — translation MKLLTILFTTFILALFSTRIFQEDWNFVFSGNLGMAVFIIFTGFSHFKFQKGMAMMIPDFIPAKLFWVYITGIIEIAAGIGLMIPSIRELTAILLIVFYVLVFIANINSSRKKINIFKADFTGPGMAYLYKERIPMQIILIVWTWYFGIYLN, via the coding sequence ATGAAATTACTTACCATTCTTTTTACCACATTCATTTTAGCTTTATTTTCGACCAGAATTTTTCAGGAAGACTGGAATTTTGTGTTTTCCGGAAATCTGGGAATGGCTGTTTTCATCATATTTACAGGATTTTCTCATTTTAAGTTCCAGAAAGGAATGGCAATGATGATTCCGGATTTTATCCCGGCAAAACTATTTTGGGTATACATAACAGGAATTATTGAGATTGCAGCCGGAATCGGATTGATGATTCCTTCCATTCGTGAACTGACTGCCATTTTACTGATTGTTTTTTACGTTTTGGTTTTCATTGCGAATATTAATTCATCCCGAAAGAAAATCAATATTTTTAAAGCAGATTTCACGGGTCCCGGAATGGCTTATCTGTATAAAGAAAGAATTCCGATGCAGATTATTTTGATTGTCTGGACTTGGTACTTTGGAATTTATCTGAATTAA
- a CDS encoding SRPBCC family protein has protein sequence METLSYEIVINAPKEKIWDVLWNEHTYSEWTKFFNRNSASFMKSDWKVGGKTYFVNAAGAGMVSTIDSLEKPDHIIFKHLGMIDEEGNEDTESMEVKQWSGCFEKYFLIDFGSQTKLHAEVQTEKDWEEHMNTGFTKGLQIVKELAEK, from the coding sequence ATGGAAACTTTATCGTATGAAATTGTCATTAACGCTCCGAAAGAAAAAATCTGGGACGTTTTGTGGAATGAACACACCTACAGTGAGTGGACGAAATTTTTTAATCGGAATTCGGCTTCTTTTATGAAATCCGACTGGAAAGTAGGCGGAAAAACCTATTTTGTAAATGCAGCCGGAGCAGGAATGGTTTCAACAATAGACAGTCTGGAAAAACCGGATCATATTATTTTTAAACATCTGGGAATGATCGATGAAGAAGGAAATGAAGATACCGAAAGCATGGAAGTGAAACAGTGGAGCGGCTGTTTCGAAAAATATTTTTTAATCGATTTTGGAAGTCAGACAAAGCTCCATGCCGAAGTTCAGACTGAAAAAGACTGGGAAGAGCATATGAATACAGGTTTCACCAAAGGGCTGCAAATTGTAAAAGAGCTTGCCGAAAAATAA
- a CDS encoding J domain-containing protein codes for MKDYYYFLGISHDASEEDIKKAYRKLSLKYHPDKNDNDDFFADRFREIQEAYETLSDKSRRHSYDQNLESHQKSFRYNIPPSIKTFTANKIHAKKGEEIIINWQTQNADVVKVLPFGLEKPYGERVFKITEFKDGKFQILLHATNSLLHKTAVQGITITEVFENNSEKFKDKAEELFKSQPRTAANPHGQSKIARIIIGIALLILAVYFLLKSFN; via the coding sequence ATGAAAGATTACTACTATTTTCTCGGAATTTCTCACGATGCTTCGGAAGAAGACATCAAAAAAGCCTATCGGAAATTATCCTTAAAATATCACCCTGATAAAAATGATAACGATGATTTTTTCGCAGACCGGTTCCGTGAAATTCAGGAAGCTTATGAAACATTGAGTGATAAAAGCAGAAGACATTCTTACGATCAGAATTTAGAAAGCCATCAGAAAAGCTTCAGGTACAATATTCCGCCTTCTATTAAAACTTTTACGGCAAACAAAATTCATGCGAAAAAAGGAGAGGAGATCATTATCAATTGGCAGACTCAAAATGCGGATGTGGTGAAAGTGTTACCTTTCGGACTGGAAAAACCTTATGGAGAAAGAGTTTTTAAAATAACGGAATTTAAAGACGGAAAATTCCAGATTCTGCTTCATGCTACGAATTCTTTATTGCACAAAACAGCCGTTCAGGGCATTACAATTACCGAGGTTTTTGAAAACAATTCGGAAAAATTTAAAGATAAGGCAGAGGAATTATTTAAGTCACAGCCAAGAACCGCTGCAAATCCTCACGGACAGTCAAAAATCGCGAGAATTATTATCGGGATTGCCTTATTAATTCTGGCGGTCTATTTCCTGCTGAAAAGCTTTAATTAA